The genomic window AGCCAAGCCCTGCCTGTCTCATAACAGCCAGGTCACCATGTCACCTGTCTAAGACGTCTGTGCCAGGGTCCTGGGGCCACCTAACAAGGTACCACCCACTGTGCAGCTCCTAACCACAGGCATTGACCGCCTCCCAGCTCTGGAGTccggaagcccaagatcaaggcgtGGCCAGGGCCATGGTCCCACCAGGATGTAGGGGAGGGTCCCTCCTCATCCCTTCTGCTGGCTCTGTGTTCCTTGGCTGGGGAACCCAGACCCCAatccctgcctctgtcttcacacgGTCTCTtccttgtgtgtgtctctgtgtgtgtgtgtctgtctgtgtgtatctatgtgtgcctgtgtgtctgtgtgtgtcactCGGTCcaattgtgtgtctgtgtgtgtctgtatctgtgtgtgtgcatctatctgtgtctctgtatctgtgtgtgtgtatctctgtgtctgtgtgtgtgtctgtctctgtgtgtatgtgtatgtgtctgtgtgtgtgtctgtgtgtgtgtctgtctctgtgtgtatgtgtatgtgtctgtgtgtgtgtctgtgtgtgtgtctgtctctgtgtgtatgtgtatgtgtctgtgtgtgtgtctgtgtgtgtgtctgtctctgtgtgtatgtgtatgtgtctgtgtgtgtgtctgtgtgtgtgtctgtgtctgtgtgcatctgtgtgtgcctgtgtctatctgtgtgtgtgtgtgtctctctgactgggtgtctgtgtttctgtatgtgtgtgtgtgtctctgtgtctgtgtgtgtatctgcctgtgtgtctctgtatctgtgtgtgtatctctgtgtctgtgtgtgtgtctgtgtgtgtgtctgtatgtgtgtgtgtctctgtgtctgtgtgtgtgtatctgtgtgtgtgtctgtgtgtgtgtctgtgtgtgtatctgtgtctgtgtatgtgcctatctctgtgtgtgtttctgtgtctgtgtgtgtctgtctctgtgtgtgtctgtgtgtgtgtgtgtgtgtgtctgtgtgtatgtgtgtgtctctgtgtatgtgtgtgtctctgtgtctgtgtgtgtatctgtgtgtgtgtatgtgcctatctctgtgtgtgtttctgtgtctgtgtgtgtctgtctctgtgtgtgtctgtgtgtgtgtgtgtctgtgtgtgtctctgtgtctgtgtgtgtatctgtgtgtgtgtgtctctgtatctgtgtgtgtgtctctgtgtctgtgtgtgtgtctgtgtgtgtctctgtgtctgtgtatgtgcctatctctgtgtgtgtttctgtgtctgtgtgtgtctgtctctgtgtgtgtctgtgtgtgtgtgtctgtgtgtctgtgtgtgtatctgtgtctgtgtgtgtatctgtgtgtgtgtgtctctgtgtctgtgtatgtgcctatctctgtgtgtgtgtctctgtgtctgtgtgtctatgggtgtctgtgtatgtgtctgtgtgtgtgtgtctctgtgtctgtgtgcctgtatgtgtgtgtctgtgtgtgtgtctctgggtctgtgtgtctgtctgtgggtgtctgtgtgtgtgtgcgtctctgggtctgtgtgtctgtgggtgtctgtgtgtgtgtgtgtctctgtgtctgtgtgtgtgtgtctgtctatgggtgtctgtgtgtgtgtgtgtgtgtatctgtgtgtgtgtctgtggatgtctgtgtgtgtgtgtctgtgtgtgtgtgtatctgtgtgtgtgtctgtggatgtctgtgtgtgtgtctgtgtgtgtgtgtgtatctgtgtgtgtgtgtctgtggatgtctgtgtgtgtgtctgtgtgtgtgtgtgtgtgtcgtctCCTCTTCTTATAGAGATACCATctgtgttggaggtagggcccaCCCCATTCCAGGATGACCTCATCTTACTCAACTACCTGCAAAGACCCcacttccaaataaggtcacattctgaggttctgggtggacTGGGATTTTCAGGTGACGTGATTCAACCCTGTTCATCaccatttcctcacctgtaagatGGGAAAACTAGGAGGACTGAACTTAGAGGATTGTTGCAAGAATTCAGCGAGCTAGCACAGGTGAGGCCCAGAAGCagccctgggcatggtggcagaggcCGGGACATGCATTTTGCTAAAGCCTCATCCGGGTCTGGTCCTCCTTAGGGAGTGTCAAATAATTCTATTTCCCTTCCCACTTCCAGCCCTCTTTGCTTCAGCTTCCCACAAAGTGTAGGAACAGGAATTGCGATCCACAGGCAAGTGCCTCCCTGCGTGGGGTGGCCAGGGTCACTTGCCCCAGGGAGAGCAGAGGCCATAGGTCACGTCCCTCTAGAGGCAGCTCTGTGCACAGCTGCCCGCAGCAGGACCACAGCTCAGGAGGTTGCCTGAGCGAGGACTGGGGCCACCTGAgccacttctttctcttgctgtccTTGGAAGGAGGAGTCTTGGGGCCAGCCTTGGACCTGTAGGCTGTCCTGCGGAGTGATAATAAATGGGGTCCTTTGGAAATAAACCAGAAGATAGCTGGCGAACAAAAGCTCATCTAGGAGACCCCCTCACCTCGATCCCAGATGCTGAAAATGGCACACAGGTAGGCAAGGCCCCAAGCGCAGGTTGCAGGCCACCTGGAAAGACCATAGGACCCTGGGAGGGGACAGGGCAGATCCTCCAGGTCTCCCCACTACTGGAGAGGAGGTCGCTTCCCTCACAGGACGCATGGGAGGTGGCTGCCTGCCCTCTCCTTGTTTCCAACCCCCACCCTGATCTCAGCCCTCCCCAGAGATGAACAAGTCCATTGTTTGGAATGGAAAGCTCCAGGCATTGCGTCCGttgcacacaggtacacacacacatgggcacacacacacaggtacacacatacacaggcatacacatacaggtacacacacatgggcacacacacatgggcacacacaggtacacacacacggacacacacacatacacacatgcacacaagcacacacagaggTACATacacacgggcacacacacaggtacacatacatgcacatgggcacacacaggtacacacacgggcacacacaggtacacacatgcacatgggcacacacaggtatacacacatgcacatgggcacacaggtatacacacatgcacacaggcacacacacaggtacacacacatcacatgggcacacacatgggcacatgcacccacacaggcacgtgcacacagacacacacacttgcacacaggcgcacacacacaggtacatacacacagacacacacctgcacacagacacacacacctgcacacgggcacacacacctacatacagacacacacactgcacatgggcacacacacctgcacacaagcacacacaactgcacacacacacatatgggcacatgcacacaggcacacacacgggcacatggacacagacacacacctgcacatgggcacacacatacaggtgtgcacacacaggcacatgtgcacacacacactcacctgtGGGTGCTGGTTTGCACACGTGGAATCCTGAAAGACACGCTACTCTGCAACTTGCGTCATCCCCCTCAAACCTAACCGGGACACATCCTCCAGCAGCCTGCGTTCCTGAGTTGCTGATGGCCCCAGCTGCACCGTTCAGTGGGACAGAAGCACATTGGTAGATTTGAAATTCCAATGCTGCAGACATGACCCACCACGCTGCAGACATGACCCACCACGCGCATCCACGCGGAGCGCGCTTGGGTGTGCTGTGCACACGGCCCCTGCCATGTTCCCCACCCCAGGGCCGAAGCTACAGGCCGGATCATTGGGCAcccttggtttggatccattggtTTGGATCATCACCACCGCTGTGGTCACTGTTGCTGTTTTTGCTTGGCTTGTACTTCACAACGAAGACTTGAGGCCAAGAGCACCACACACCGGGGTCCTCAGTGTTTCCCCTGAACCTGACTCCACCCGGGGCCCGTCCTAGCTGGAGGGCACTGAGCGGGGAAGGAGACGCCGTCCCTACAGGGCCATGCCGAGGATGCTGGAGGAGCTGCTCTCCGAGCCaggagaggaaaacagaaacacGAGAGAGATTGGGAAAGAGCAAAGCCTTTCAAGGAGGCCTTGCCCAGCCGGGCCTGGCCGGCAGCACCTGGCGTTGGGGGGCACCTGTGGGAAGAGCCCCGGCTGGGGAGTATGAACGGGCGCAGACTTGTGGCCCCTTTGTGGAGCAGACGGCTGTTCACTAGCATGATGTTTGTGGCATCCTGGGGCAGCCATGGGGCTCTCGGGCCCTCTGCCTGCCCCACTGGGCCTACCACTGCCCCCAAGGCACAGCTGTCCTCAGTGCTGGCCTCTGATCGACCATTTTCCAAGAACCCTGACCCAGGAGGTGCTCCTGCCACTGGCTGCCAGCCTGGACCCGACCCAGGCCCCTCCCACCTGAGGCCCTGCCAGGAACTGCCCAGCCTGGACACAGAGGAGTTTCCCATGTGGATGCAGGGAAAAGCCTCCCATTGTCCCAGTGGAGGAAGCTGCCCACGGGCCGAGGATGAGTCATGGGTTCGAGGAATCGCATGGCAAGGCTGTGGGCGGGGCTTTTGTCTGCCCTCTTCCTACATAAGGCCCCCCGAGCCCACATTGCCTCAGCATCCCTCTCGCTCCAGACCTCAGAGCCACCCACAGCCGCAGTCATGCCGTGCCTCCTGCTCACCCTGGGCGTGGCCCTGATCTGTGGCGTCTGGGCCATCGACAGCCCCCAGACCATGCAGGACGTGGAGCTCCCAAAGGTTTGAGGCTGGGGGAGCGGGCGCTTTACTGTGGGAGGTCTGGGGCGGGTGGGGGCTGTGGGAAGCCGGGAAGCCCAGGATCTAGAAGGCCGAGGGTTGACAGAGGAGGCTGTGATGTTGGGGCCCCTGTGAGCTTCCCAGAGCTGGCCTCCCGCAGGTTGCAGCCCGAACAACAGAGCTGATTCtcccagtcctggaggctggaagttcgaGATCAAAATGTCGGCAGGACTGGCTCTCCTCCAGGCTTCTCTCCTTGCCGTGTAGACGCCATCttcccactgtgtcctcacagggccaTCCCTCCGGCTGTCCGTGTCCTAATCTCCTCCTCTAAGGACCCCTATCAGACTGGGTCAGGGCCACCCTAATGGCCACAGTTTAACTTCATCACTTCTTAACCATTCTAGCTCACATTTGGAGGTGCTGCGGTcaggacttcaatatatgaatcttggggacacaattcagcccctAGGCAGGGCCTCTCTGTCCCCCAACCTCCCTCCAGCCCCAACCACATGGCTCCTCAGGATCCAAATATTCCCCTGACTCAAGGAGATGGGCTCAGCCGGGTGCTTTTTTGGGCTCCAATGAGTTTAGCTGGAACATTTCTGGGGCAGCAGAGTCGGGTCCACGGCGGCGTGAGGCCCCCTCTGGCATCAGTCCCACGCAGCAGCCCGATGAGTCCAGTCCAACTCCTGCAGTGGCCTGAGGGAGCTGGGGACAGGTGGGACTCAGCCTCACCTGCACAGGGCACAATGAGAGCCATGGTGGCCTGGGGACCCCCGTGCAGCTCGAGGCCCCTTCAGTTGGCAGGGACTTGGCACTCCATGGCCATGGCGGCCAGTGACTTCTCCCTCCTGGAGACCAAGGAGGCCCCCCTGAGGATCtacatcagctcactgcagcccaccCCCGAGGGCAACCTGGAGATCGCCCTGTGCAGATGGTGGGTTCCTCGTCATCGGGGCTGTGGCTGGCGGGGCTCACTCTCCCGCAACCAGGGTCCAGGACTGCGAGGGGTGGGCAGAGCCAGGGCCAGCCCCAGGCGTTTCCTGATGGTCCAGGGGCTTCACTGTGGACCCTCCACGGTGCCAAGTGGGGTGGGGAATGAAGCTCAGGAGGTTGTCTGTCCCTTCAGAGCCCCTGCCCAGGGACTCTGGGCCAACAACTGACCACACATCGCAGCCTGGGTCAGTCTGCGGAGAAGGCCGGTGtgggggccaggctgggctgctGTGGTCTGTGGTCTCCTGGGACCAGGCAGATCCTGTGAGGATTGTCTGCCCCCAGAGTCACGGCTGGGGGAGATGAGGACCTGAACCCCATGATTGCTGCATGAACCCCGGGACCACTGCTGTCCACGGTCATGGTCCCAGGGCGCTCACTGGCTCCCTCTGGCCTCTTCTGCCTGGTCCCGGGCTACACGTTAGGGGTTTCCCGAGAGCAGTGTTTGTCCTGGTGACCAGCACTTGTGGCCTGGAAGCCCCTCTCTCCTCAGTCCTCGGAGTCTGGCCCCTGCCCCCCTCTCCAGGGCTGCAGATTGGCCACCATAGCGTTTGTGCACACAGGTCACAGAAACAAAGCCCTTTCAGGGAGAGCAACCAGTGCATTGAGGAGAAGATCATTGCAGAGAAAACCGAGAACCCCATTGAGTTCAAGATCAACTGTAAGTGCCGGCCACAGCCCAGGCAGCTCTGGGGACACTGGCCAGGTTCCCAAGGGGTGGGACAGTGGGGCCTGGCCTCTGGCCTGGCTGTGCTAAGGCAAGCGCGGGTCACGATGGTGACGGCAGCCACAGCGAGCAGCACCGCCTCTGGGTCCCCTCtgggctggtctcactccctgCAGTGACAGTGGGTCGCTTGGGATCAGCTCAGGCAGCAGCGGTGACCCCCTTAGCCAGCAGCCAGTCCCCACTCTCCCTGCACCCTCCGCATGGCTCCCAGCTGCACTCCGCCAGCTGTCTGCTGAGAGTCAGGGCCCCTGTGACCGCCCGATTGGAGGCTGCATCTCCTTCATTCTGCATTCGTTCATCGCTAATTCGAGATGCCAGAGAGCCATGAGGACTCTTTCTCACCaggcctcccctccccagcctggagCAGGGAGTCCCCCGGGAGCCACGTCCTGCCTTCCGGTACCCCCACTCTCCCCTCCATGTGACTCCCCCCACGGCTGCACACCGCAACCACTGAGGCACTTGAAAGGACTCCTGCGCCAGGGCACCCACCCAGGGTCTCCAGCATCCCCTGCTTGCAGCTGGGTGGAGACGTTGGCATTTTCCATATAAGCCACCCTGGTGACACAGCTCTGCCCTGGTGGGTGCCACTGGGCTAAGTCGGTGGAGCCCACCTCACTCGGCCCCGATCCGAGGGTCTCCGCTTCCCCGCCGCCCTGGCATGTGGTGGTGACTCTCAGGACTCACCTTCGCTGCCTCGGCTGGGGGTCGGTCTCACCCCCGTCAGAGTAGAGACCCCGTTTCTTAGCCTCACTGGGCCACAGTGTTGAGGGTGGCTCGCCCAGGTGGTCGTCTGGGTGTGATGATGAGGGAGGGAATCCCGAGCCAGGGGACGGTCTGTGTCTCCGTGGAGAGTCACTGTTAACAGCCAGGCCTCTCCCAGCCCCGTTTGCCCCTTGGCGTTACTTGTGAGCCGTGCTGGGAGCTCTCTGATGGGAAACTCACACCGTGCTGGGGTCCAGGGGGACACTGGCCCCGAAGGAAGTTCCCAAGGGGGGCCCGCTGTGGGGTAGCTCTGCACAGCCTGGAGTGCGGTAGGAGAGAAATGGGAGGGAGACGCTGGGCGTCGGGGCGGACGCATCCCTCATGGGAAGTCCAGCTGGACCACAGGAGACCGACCAGCACTCCCCTTCCCACTGCCCACTGGGCAAAGCGCCCAGAATTCATTTCTGCTCCtgtcttgttctttttctagatCTGGATGAGAACAGGATCTACCTGTTCAACACCGACGGCAGCAAATATTTGTTCCTCTGCCTGGAGAGCACCCCCAGGCAGAACCTGGCCTGCCAGTACCTGGGTGCGCGCCTGGGCCCCCAGGGTTCCCGTGGGAAACGGACACAGAATGAGACGCTCAGATCGGTCTCGAGTGAATGGAAGGCGGGCCTGTGAGGGAGCCGTTGGCTcggccctcccccagcccctgggatTGCCTTCCCAAGGAGCCCAGGAGCCCtgtgggagggggaggagggggaggggagtccTAGTGTTACATCAGAAACAAGAGAAGTGTTGTACACAGGGACTTGAGGGACAGACACAGACCCCGAGGACAGCAGAGGCCACTGTGGACACCGGGAAGGAGGTGTCCCTGCAGGTCAGCTGCAAGGGCAGGTGACTTTGACCATCTCTGTGTGGTCGACAGGTGGCTATAAATCCAACAGCCTTCCTGAATGgagattttcaattattttgtcaAATAAGAAGCCAGATACTAAAATGTCTTTCAAACAATCATGTTTGGAAAATGAATATAAGGTGACATTTTCCACGTCACACCTGCAGTGCTGTTGGAGTTCCCAGGGCCACTACATGGACCATTGGCTTTGGGCTGTAGAGACGCTCCTGCTCTACAAATCACCTGTCCTGGGCTGTGGGAGGGCAGCCCGACACGGCGGGGGAGGCAGACACTGTGCTCTCCTCCCGTGACCCTGTAGACACCATTCTGAGTTCTGTGGGTCCCAGCGCTGCCTATGGTATATGAGGAGCAGGCCCAGCCAAGGAGCGGGGCTTGGGGACAGGGAGCCTGCAGGCCCGTTGGTCAAACCCTGGAGACCAGTCTGAGAACCTGCTCCAGACCAAACTCTGCCCAACCTCAGAGCACCAGGgcctccttccctgccctccctccccaggcagGGCCCTTGGAGCTCCCAGGGCCCAGGACTGAGCCAATGTCCCCCACAGCCAGGACCCTGGAGGTGGATGACAAGGTCATGGCGGAATTCATCAGCTTTCTCAAGACTCTGCCTGTGCACATGCAGATCTTCCTGGACATGACCCAGGCAGAAGGTGAGCTGCCCCCAGGACAGGCCCAGCCTTGGCTAGAGGAGAAGCCACCACTGTCCCATTCTCTGTAGGACTCAGGGTAGCACCTGTCACTCCTCGTTGGCCCCTCCCACGTTCTCCCCAGGGCTTCCCTGGGGGTGCAGAGGCACCCTGAGGTGGGGTCCCCTCTCCCTCCCGTCATCCCCCAACCTCTGGCCCTGGGGCTGCTGTGTTCCCAGCTAAGTCTCCCCTCCCACTGAGGTCCCCACTGCCCCCTCTCCTCCCACAGAACAGTGCCGCGTCTAGATAAGCTCCTGCTCGGTCCTGCCTCCTGGGTAATGTACCAGCCCCGCCCACAGCCTGAGGTCGCCTCTCTGGGTCCCTGGAACAGACCCCACTGTGCCCATTCCCCAGGGCTGACCCTGAGCGATGGGCTGGAATCCTGGGGCCTCTGGAAAAGCCCAGCTGGCCACGTGCCCGCATCTCTGGGGTTGGCCACTCCAGATGCCATTTCCTGTGCCGCGGGCACAAGATGAGACCCTCTCCTTCAGGGTGGGGGTGAGTGAGGGGGGTGCTCAGGGGAGGGCAGGCCTGGGATCACAAGACCCTCCAGCCTGAGGCTAGGGTTGAGGTGGGGCTCCCCTCACACAAGCAGGGGTCCTACACCCCTAGCCTGGGAGGGGATGCCCCCTGCCCTGCAGGGTTTTAGAGTCACAGCAGAGTCCCTTTGCGCACATCAGGTCCCGGAGCCTCGGCCCCTGTGCGGACCGAGAGGATGTCGCCTTCCCGGGAGGGACGAGGAGGCTGATGACCAAGGCACATTTCCTGGGACCCTGGGACCTCCTGGGCCTCAGCCTGGGGTCTCCTGTCCTAAGCTGTCCCTCTTTGAGCAATAAATAACCTCGTCCCTTGACTCTGTGCTGGCTGGCATGTGGGGATGCAGCTGAGAGCAGGTTGGGGGGCTGGGGGACTTGGGGACTGGTAGACTCAGAGGCTGGGGGACTCAGGGAAGGGGGAACTCGGGGGCTGGGAGACTCGGAGGCTGGGGGTCTCAGGGGCTGGGGGACTTGGAGGCTGGGGGACTCGGAGGCTGGGGGTCTCAGGGGCTGGGGGACTTGGAGGCTGGGGGACTCAGGGACTGGGGGACTCCGGGGCTGGGGGATTTGGAGGCTGGGGGACTCAGGGGCTGGGGCACTCGGGGGCTGGGGGACTTGGAGGCTGGGGGACCGGGGGCTGGGGGacttgggggctgggggctgggggctgggggctgaagGAACTGAGTTCATGGTTTCTGTGTTGTAGGCCCCATCATATTTGGGGATCAAGACACTATAGGGGGCTTTAAAATTTTCAGGAACTAGATAAGAGTGCTGCTGAGATGGCCAGAGCTTGCCATTCATGTTGGAGGTCCAGGTCACACAAAGGACGAAGTATGAAAAATCACAGACCCATTCACCAAATAAATATTCCTATGAAAACTTAAATGAGTTATTTACAAATCAAATTCTGCACTATTTAAAAAACACGAACCGCATGACCTCCAGGGCATCTCTCAGGAGCATAAGGGAAATTGCTACCAGGAAGAGCTTTGCTATCAACCTTCATCTGCTCATAAATGCCATCGATCTTTTCTGGGCTAATGTGAAATAAAGAGATTTACCCTGGATTGAGGAACTGAACAAAAGAGGTGAGATGTGGGAGAGgaacttgtttttcattttaaaatattttgaacatcacaaaaggaaaaagaatatgcAACAACAGAAATAGATTTGCCAATAATAATAACATGCAtaactttaaattttcaaaatatagatgTTTCTGATAAAACATCAATTACCAATATTGGCTCAAAAAGTAGAGGAAAACTTAGAAAGAGCAATCATCGTAGAAAAAACCAGAATAGTTCCAGATCTTCTGTCTATGGATGAGAATAAAAAACCTTTATGTGATAGTTCCTGGCTCATACAATCCATTCCAGGGCATAGAAAAAGATGGGCAGTTGCTTAGCTGCCCTGATAACAAAACTGAATAAGGAAGATGCAGGAAAAGGAAAGTTGTCAGCTTTCAGAATCAAGACACAAATATCTGAATACCTTATTAGCAGATTGAATctaacaaatgtatttaatacatcATGATTTAGCCCCAAAAAAAAGGatgtttaaatattagaaaatgtatccataaaagctggatgtggtggctcacacctgtaattccagcactttgggaggccaagacaggtggatcacctgaggtcaggagttcaagaccagcctgaccaacacagtgaaacaccatctctactaaaattacaaaaattagttgggcatggtggcaggcacctgtaatcccagctactcgggaggctgaggcgggggaatcacttgaacctgggaggtggacattgcagtgagccataatcatgtcactgcactccagcctaggtgacagaatgagactccatctcaaatgtATCAATAAAATTAACTAACTTAAGACTAAGGGAGAAGTGCCATATAAgaatctttaattattttttttaaatgtttcaaaaaatataagaTTCCATTCATGAAGGAGACCTTGCACATCAGGAGTGCTTATAGGTAACCCTGAAACCCTGAAATGAATGAACCAATCACTGAAAGCACCAGAGTTCTTTCTTACTTATACACAATTTCCTTTGTGGCTTAGCAGGAGAGTCGACTCCTCATGGTCACTCAACAATCCAAGTGATCAAATAGCCACTACCCATGGTGTTGCTGGCCACCATGCCAGAGGGAAAACATAGGCATCGGGGGCTTCAAACTGTCCATTCAGTGCCCTATCCTGAAAGGGACACCTATTACCTCCCTAGAAGGGGGCTGAAAGTCCAATCCTACCTAGGTTTCCTACCAAAGAATAGAAGGGAACATCCCTAaactgatgatttaaaaaaaaaaacaaaccaccaaacTACAACTAGTGCTTTATGTAAACATTCAGctagactgaatgctttccccctaagattgAGAATAAAGCGAGGTTGTcctttctcattgcttttattcAACACATACTGAAAGCTCCAGTGTGAAagacaattaaaagaaacaaaaagcataaaCATTGGAAAGGAAACATGTagtataacaaataaaaagagagagaagacaaaaatctTTAATACCAGGAATGAATGAGGAGACATCACTACTGACCCTATAGACATCAAAATGATAATAAGAGAATACTGTGAACAACTCTACACATAcagattttacaatttatttgaaatggaccaattctttgaaaaatacaacCTATCACAATTCATTCAATATGaaccacataattttttttctttcttttttttttttttttgagacggagtcgctcagtcgcccaggctggagtgcggtggcgcgatctcggcttactgcaagctctgcctctccgTGAACTACATAATTTTAATAGCCCTTATGACTATTAAGGAAATTgagtttttaacttaaaaaactaCCATAAAAAGATATCTCAGGGCCCAGATGGTGTCACTGGGTATTTACACCAAATGCTTAAAGAATTAGCACTAACGCCACACAATCTGTTGCATAAGATAGAAGAGGCAGTAACACTTCCCAGTTCACTTTATGAAGCTATtattattaccctgataccaaaaccgtACAAACCCAGTAATAAAAAGGTGGGGTAGGGTGACTACCACCTAGTGTTCCTCATAATTATAGATGTGacaatccttaacaaaatattagcaaatagattTCAGCAatatataacaataatagtaCACCATGAATAAGAAGGGTTTACACCAGGGAGGAGAAATtagttcaacatttgaaaattaatccATGTAACCCACCATATTATCAGGCTATCaaagaaaaactatatgatcatataaatcaatacagaaaaagcatttcacaaaattcaatatcTGCTCATAAGATTTTTCAAAAACTCAGAAAATTAAGAATAGAGAGGAGCTTCCTTAACTTGATAATgaacatctacaaaaaatttacaatGAATACTATACTCAACTGTAAACAACTGAATGTGTTCCCTCTGTCTTAGTCAGTtccagctgctgtaacaaaatatgaCACACTGGGTTGCTTAAGCAAcactttatttcttacagttctgggaaTGATAAGAAAAGGAGCACAGTGCTGGCAGATTTCAcctctggtgagggctctcttcctggtttgcagatggccaccttcttgctgtatcctcatgTGGTAGAGAGAAAGgtctcatctctcttttttttataatggcatttgggaaataaaaatgaaaccctAAGCTCCTCAACTGGCTGAACGAACT from Macaca thibetana thibetana isolate TM-01 chromosome 15, ASM2454274v1, whole genome shotgun sequence includes these protein-coding regions:
- the LOC126937074 gene encoding beta-lactoglobulin-1-like yields the protein MPCLLLTLGVALICGVWAIDSPQTMQDVELPKLAGTWHSMAMAASDFSLLETKEAPLRIYISSLQPTPEGNLEIALCRWSQKQSPFRESNQCIEEKIIAEKTENPIEFKINYLDENRIYLFNTDGSKYLFLCLESTPRQNLACQYLARTLEVDDKVMAEFISFLKTLPVHMQIFLDMTQAEEQCRV